Proteins co-encoded in one Deferribacterota bacterium genomic window:
- a CDS encoding MaoC/PaaZ C-terminal domain-containing protein, with product MAKVFEDIKLGDKYVTPARTIELADIINFAGLTGDWNPLHTNKEHAEKIFGGRIAHGLLTLSVISGLSARGGILSDTEENIIAFLGIKELKFLNPVMSGDTIYLEEEVINKKETKKADRGIISISWLVKNQKDDKIMVGEANIMIKRK from the coding sequence ATGGCAAAAGTTTTTGAAGATATAAAATTAGGTGATAAATATGTTACACCAGCTCGAACAATAGAATTAGCAGATATTATAAACTTTGCTGGTTTAACTGGTGATTGGAACCCTCTTCATACAAATAAAGAACACGCCGAAAAGATTTTTGGTGGTAGGATTGCTCATGGGTTATTAACACTCTCCGTTATATCTGGATTAAGTGCAAGGGGTGGAATATTAAGTGATACTGAAGAGAATATAATAGCCTTTTTAGGTATAAAGGAGCTTAAATTTCTTAATCCTGTTATGTCTGGTGATACTATATATCTTGAAGAAGAAGTAATAAATAAAAAGGAAACAAAAAAAGCTGATCGTGGTATTATTTCAATCAGCTGGCTAGTAAAAAATCAAAAAGACGATAAAATAATGGTCGGAGAAGCAAATATAATGATTAAAAGGAAGTAA
- a CDS encoding 3-oxoacyl-ACP reductase family protein: protein MRLKDKIAIVTGGGSGIGEAISKKLASEGANVVVADIMIEGAENTVKEINENNGKASAFKVDITNFQEVKRLVDTTKEKYNRIDVLVNNAGWDKVEPFLESREETWDKIIALDLKGVFYTCKTVLPIMIEQKYGKVVNISSDAGRVGSTGEAVYSAAKGGVIAFSKTLAREMARYKINVNVVCPGPANTPLFKGISKDNPKLATALEKAIPFRRLAEPTDIANAVCFFASDEASYITGQTLSVSGGLTMV from the coding sequence ATGCGACTAAAGGATAAAATTGCCATCGTCACAGGAGGTGGCAGTGGTATAGGAGAGGCTATTTCAAAAAAGTTGGCTTCTGAAGGTGCTAATGTGGTAGTTGCAGATATAATGATAGAAGGTGCAGAAAATACAGTTAAAGAAATAAATGAAAACAATGGAAAAGCATCTGCATTTAAAGTAGATATAACCAATTTTCAAGAAGTAAAAAGATTGGTAGATACTACAAAAGAAAAATATAATAGAATAGATGTTTTAGTGAATAATGCAGGCTGGGATAAGGTTGAACCCTTTTTAGAAAGTAGAGAAGAGACATGGGATAAGATCATTGCTTTGGATCTAAAAGGTGTTTTTTATACATGTAAAACAGTGTTACCTATCATGATAGAACAGAAGTATGGTAAAGTTGTAAACATTAGCTCCGATGCAGGACGTGTTGGCTCAACTGGTGAAGCAGTTTATTCTGCTGCAAAAGGAGGGGTGATAGCATTTTCTAAGACATTGGCAAGGGAGATGGCAAGATATAAAATTAATGTTAATGTTGTCTGCCCTGGACCAGCAAATACACCTCTATTTAAAGGGATATCTAAGGATAATCCAAAGTTAGCAACTGCCTTAGAGAAAGCCATACCCTTTCGTAGATTGGCTGAGCCAACTGACATAGCAAATGCAGTGTGTTTTTTTGCCTCTGATGAAGCTTCATATATTACTGGGCAAACACTTAGTGTGTCTGGTGGGTTAACAATGGTATAA